Proteins from a genomic interval of Aureimonas sp. AU20:
- a CDS encoding MFS transporter has product MSRSLAASSASALLPPLPPAAAGFIRHGTREHQRAGVALFLLGFASFSLIYCVQPLLPAFAASFHVSPAESSLALSLTTGCLAVSILLAGAFSQALGRRGLMFASMAGASVLNLAAALSPGWHGLLAARALEGFVLGGVPAVAMAWLAEEIEPAHLGRTMGLYVGGTAFGAMVGRVGLGVATEFVSWRLGMGLLGALCLAAALGFLVLLPPSRHFEARRGFDARFHLRTWGRHLRNPALLSLYAVGFLLTSIFVTLFNYSTFRLTGAPYGLGQTEVSLIFLAYGFGIVSSSLAGRLSDRFGRRPLLLAGFLLMLAGILLTLLSSLIAIGLGIALVTTGFFIGHSVASGSVGALAHGAKGHATSLYLLIYYLGASVTGALGGWVWQEGGWPAIGAMTAGFALAGLLLSQTLPAQPKPQG; this is encoded by the coding sequence ATGAGCCGTTCCCTTGCCGCCAGCAGCGCGTCCGCCCTTCTTCCGCCTCTGCCGCCAGCCGCCGCCGGCTTCATCCGACACGGCACGCGCGAGCACCAGCGGGCGGGCGTCGCGCTGTTCCTGCTCGGCTTTGCCAGCTTCTCGCTGATCTACTGCGTCCAGCCGCTTCTGCCGGCCTTCGCGGCGAGCTTCCATGTCAGCCCGGCGGAAAGCTCGCTCGCCCTGTCGCTGACCACGGGTTGCCTTGCCGTCTCCATTCTCCTGGCGGGCGCGTTTTCGCAGGCGCTCGGCCGGCGCGGGCTGATGTTCGCCTCCATGGCCGGGGCCTCCGTCCTCAATCTCGCGGCGGCGCTGAGCCCCGGCTGGCACGGGCTTCTGGCGGCGCGGGCTCTGGAGGGCTTCGTGTTGGGCGGCGTGCCGGCGGTCGCGATGGCCTGGCTGGCGGAGGAGATCGAGCCCGCCCATCTCGGCCGCACGATGGGCCTTTATGTCGGCGGCACCGCCTTCGGCGCCATGGTCGGGCGGGTCGGGCTCGGCGTCGCCACGGAGTTCGTGTCCTGGCGTCTCGGCATGGGGCTGCTCGGCGCGCTGTGCCTTGCCGCCGCGCTCGGCTTTCTCGTGCTCCTGCCGCCCTCGCGCCATTTCGAGGCGCGGCGCGGCTTCGATGCCCGCTTTCACCTGCGCACCTGGGGCCGGCATCTCCGCAATCCCGCGCTTCTTAGCCTTTATGCCGTGGGCTTCCTCCTCACCAGCATCTTCGTCACGCTGTTCAACTACTCCACCTTCCGCCTCACCGGCGCGCCCTACGGGCTGGGGCAGACGGAGGTCAGCCTCATCTTCCTCGCCTATGGCTTCGGCATCGTTTCCTCCTCGCTGGCCGGCCGCCTGTCCGACCGGTTCGGCCGCCGGCCGCTGCTTCTCGCCGGTTTTCTCCTGATGCTGGCCGGCATCCTTCTGACGCTGCTGAGCTCGCTCATCGCCATCGGTCTCGGCATCGCTCTCGTCACGACCGGCTTCTTCATCGGCCATTCCGTCGCCAGCGGTTCGGTCGGGGCGCTGGCGCACGGGGCCAAGGGGCACGCGACCTCGCTCTATCTCCTGATCTACTATCTCGGCGCCAGCGTCACAGGCGCGCTGGGCGGCTGGGTCTGGCAGGAGGGCGGCTGGCCGGCCATCGGGGCGATGACCGCCGGTTTCGCTCTGGCCGGGCTCCTACTCTCGCAGACGCTTCCCGCCCAGCCGAAGCCGCAAGGCTGA
- a CDS encoding LysR family transcriptional regulator: protein MELRHIRYFLAVAEEGNFTRAAARLGIGQPPLSLQIKDLEREVGARLFHRVPHGAELTEAGRAFLDKVRPLPERALEAAEAARRAERGETGMLRLGFTGSSVLHPVLSASIRAFRRRFPDADLRLEEANSAVLLDGLEDGRLDAAILRPALSPDSPIQAFALVRERLVAALPAAHPAADGTGPLDLLALRNEPLLLTPRRVGTSLHDAAVEACRAAGFEPALGQSGPQIASVLSLVSAELGFSLVPDALRQLGIAGVRYRDLRAPAPQVELAVAYRRLRPASLAVNFADTARAMTRDAAES, encoded by the coding sequence ATGGAGCTTCGTCACATCCGCTATTTCCTCGCGGTCGCCGAGGAAGGAAATTTCACTCGCGCCGCCGCGCGGCTCGGCATCGGCCAGCCGCCGCTCAGTCTACAAATCAAGGATCTGGAGCGGGAGGTCGGCGCGCGCCTGTTCCATCGCGTGCCGCATGGGGCGGAACTGACGGAAGCCGGCCGCGCCTTTCTGGACAAGGTGCGCCCCCTGCCGGAGCGCGCGCTGGAGGCGGCCGAGGCGGCGCGCCGGGCCGAGCGGGGCGAAACGGGCATGCTGCGGCTCGGCTTCACCGGCAGCTCGGTTCTCCATCCCGTGCTGAGCGCCAGCATCCGCGCTTTCCGCAGGCGGTTTCCCGATGCCGACCTGCGGCTGGAGGAGGCCAATTCCGCCGTGCTGCTGGACGGGCTGGAGGACGGGCGGCTGGACGCGGCGATCCTTCGCCCGGCCTTGTCGCCGGACTCGCCCATCCAGGCCTTCGCGCTGGTGCGCGAGCGGCTGGTCGCCGCCCTTCCCGCCGCGCACCCGGCGGCGGACGGGACCGGGCCGCTCGATCTTCTGGCGCTACGGAACGAGCCCCTGCTCCTGACGCCACGGCGCGTCGGCACCAGCCTGCACGACGCGGCGGTCGAGGCCTGCCGTGCGGCGGGTTTCGAGCCGGCCCTCGGCCAGTCCGGCCCGCAGATCGCCTCCGTGCTCAGCCTCGTTTCGGCCGAACTCGGCTTCTCGCTTGTGCCCGATGCGTTGCGCCAACTGGGCATCGCGGGCGTGCGCTACCGCGACCTTCGCGCGCCCGCGCCCCAGGTGGAACTCGCCGTCGCCTATCGCCGGCTGCGCCCGGCTAGTCTCGCCGTCAACTTCGCCGACACGGCCCGCGCGATGACGCGGGACGCCGCCGAGAGCTGA
- a CDS encoding DUF4011 domain-containing protein: MTDRADGFEAEDTKAPEIVADLRASLTYASFQNAVPVLTSLALSNPGPEPLAGLRLELDSAPPFLRPKRWVVDRLGPGETLALSDRRVELDAAYLAGLNEAERGEARFRLLCGEAVLAEAVHPVRLLARDEWGGAGDMAQLLPAFVMPNDPAIAPILRAAAETLVAHGHSSAMDGYQSGDPRRAYMLAAALYTSVAGFGLHYAEPPASFERQGQKIRRPASIGRDGLATCLDTSLLLAAALEAAGLNAVALLLQGHAATGVWLTPRTLPRAVETDVVDLRKALAARELLVFETTGVTFRPAMGFEQACREGAALLADEARRPFVCAVDMARARSGGIQPLASHEPAASVDAASDSEVAAPALPALPDFGAVPTEVAEEKPNTPGGRIDRWQRKLLDLSLRNKLLNFSQTASTVAFLCPNVAALEDRLAGGQAMRLVSIPEQNPLGERDAALFRETRGEDLQARFAADALERGELASPFDPKSLESRLTALYRQSRSDLAEGGTNTLYMAVGFLRWKKKADDERVYRAPLLLLPAKLERRSASSPFRLAHHEDEIRFNATLLQFLERDFGLSVPSLAGELPGDETGIDVAEVLRRMRQAVRDVPGFEVVDEAALATFSFAKYLMWKDLTERIDALRQNRLVRHLIDTPEQAFADTVPFREAREIDRTYAQAEIVTPLPADSSQIVATLAAAEGKDFVVVGPPGTGKSQTIANMIAQCLAHRRTVLFVAEKTAALDVVYRRLREHGLGEHCLELHSSKADRRHFLAQLRNAWESGAARSPDWVDLNGRLQLRRDMLNSYAEALHGAGRCGLTPYRAMGLTLRGAETHAPTLGWPHKDVHDAAHYAALEELAGGLGRTVAAVERRPCLALVDVDEWTSAWAERLLAEARLSRQALDALLSAASALRARIGLTPSAPEQAEEVRRLAALAAALQPGEGSLAFDPGFAGLRESFGALEATVSAFRTEEGRLSASYERDELRRVPVEDLDRRLREAGASFWPFSWLKRRGVARLLGTYARAGAPTPEADLPVLRRLQALAAQAEASPLAGRLPGFAGIESDLAQLSARFVAADRLRAAVLRLGEPKGETEVILAALLPVLGTLTEASPLIEAARALEAAEARWREAEQAWREASGGVPLVPPDGTTLGDLAALLGELEASRGLLRDWTSWCAIRRRALAEGLAPLVADLESGAVAPEAAAAAFALAYARWWLPLAIDADPRLRDFRRFQHEHAIDDFRTLDDLVRKAASARIREALTHGLPEPQSVPRKSELGLLRHQMELKRPSRSIREMIGAMPESFARLAPCVLMSPLSIAQYLPPDQALFDVVIFDEASQITTWDAVGAVARGRQTIIVGDPKQLPPTNFFGRAETEEDAPDFERDLESILDEAKASGLPVHDLRWHYRSRHESLIAFSNHHYYDNRLITFPSPVTEDHAVSLRHLPEAVYDRGKSRTNRDESRAIAAEVAGRLRAALALPEDKRPTLGVITFNSQQQGLIQDLLDEARRDDPSLEWFFEDERLEPVFVKNLENVQGDERDVILFSMTFGKDAAGKLAMDFGALNREGGERRLNVAVTRARAELRIFSSIKAASIDLSRSKALGVRHLKTFLDYADRGAVALPAVEEGSLGGVESPFEAAVAEALTRRGWIVVPQVGVSGFRVDLAIRHPDHAGAFLAGVECDGATYHRSATARDRDKVREQVLLGLGWRILRVWSTDWWFDPLGATVRLDQALKGLVAESRARAEAEAERAKVLAGEGASAASS, encoded by the coding sequence ATGACGGATCGCGCGGATGGTTTCGAGGCGGAGGACACGAAGGCGCCTGAAATCGTCGCGGACCTGCGCGCCAGCCTGACCTACGCCTCGTTCCAGAACGCGGTGCCGGTGCTGACGAGCCTCGCCCTCTCCAACCCAGGCCCGGAGCCGCTCGCCGGCCTGCGGCTCGAGCTCGATTCCGCGCCGCCCTTTCTGCGGCCGAAGCGCTGGGTGGTGGATCGGCTGGGGCCGGGCGAGACGCTGGCGCTGAGCGATCGGCGCGTCGAGCTCGACGCCGCCTATCTCGCGGGGCTGAACGAGGCCGAGCGCGGCGAGGCGCGGTTCCGCCTCCTCTGCGGCGAGGCGGTCCTGGCCGAGGCGGTCCATCCCGTGCGGCTTCTGGCGCGCGACGAATGGGGCGGGGCCGGCGACATGGCGCAGCTTCTGCCGGCCTTCGTCATGCCGAACGACCCGGCGATCGCCCCCATTCTGCGCGCGGCGGCCGAAACGCTCGTAGCGCACGGCCATTCCAGCGCGATGGACGGGTATCAGAGCGGTGACCCGCGCCGGGCCTATATGCTGGCCGCCGCGCTCTATACCAGCGTCGCCGGCTTTGGCCTTCACTATGCCGAACCGCCGGCCAGCTTCGAACGGCAGGGGCAGAAGATCCGCCGGCCCGCCAGCATCGGGCGCGACGGGCTAGCCACCTGCCTCGACACGAGCCTGCTTCTTGCGGCCGCGCTGGAGGCGGCGGGGCTGAACGCCGTGGCGCTGCTGCTTCAGGGCCATGCGGCGACGGGCGTCTGGCTGACACCACGCACCCTGCCGCGCGCGGTGGAAACCGACGTCGTGGACCTGCGCAAGGCGCTCGCCGCGCGCGAGCTTCTCGTGTTCGAGACGACCGGCGTCACCTTCCGCCCGGCCATGGGCTTCGAGCAGGCCTGCCGCGAGGGCGCGGCGCTGCTGGCCGACGAGGCGCGGCGCCCCTTCGTCTGCGCGGTGGACATGGCCCGCGCCCGCAGCGGCGGCATCCAGCCCCTGGCCTCGCACGAGCCCGCCGCGTCGGTGGACGCCGCCTCGGACAGCGAGGTGGCCGCGCCCGCCCTGCCGGCCCTGCCGGATTTCGGCGCCGTTCCCACTGAGGTGGCGGAGGAGAAGCCGAACACGCCGGGTGGGCGGATCGACCGTTGGCAGCGCAAGCTGCTCGACCTCTCCCTGCGCAACAAGCTCCTCAACTTCAGCCAGACCGCCTCCACGGTCGCCTTTCTCTGCCCCAACGTGGCGGCGCTGGAGGATCGGCTGGCCGGCGGGCAGGCCATGCGCCTCGTTTCCATCCCCGAGCAGAATCCTCTGGGCGAGCGCGACGCGGCGCTGTTTCGCGAAACGCGCGGGGAGGACTTGCAGGCGCGCTTTGCCGCCGACGCGCTGGAGCGCGGCGAACTCGCCTCGCCCTTCGATCCCAAGTCGCTGGAGTCGAGGCTGACGGCGCTCTACCGCCAGTCCCGCAGCGATCTCGCCGAGGGCGGCACCAACACGCTCTATATGGCGGTCGGCTTCCTGCGCTGGAAAAAGAAGGCCGATGACGAGCGCGTCTACCGCGCGCCGCTTCTCCTTTTGCCGGCAAAGCTGGAGCGGCGCAGCGCCTCCTCGCCCTTCCGTCTGGCTCACCACGAGGACGAGATCCGCTTCAACGCCACGCTGCTGCAATTCCTGGAGCGGGACTTCGGCTTGAGCGTGCCTTCGCTTGCCGGCGAACTGCCGGGCGACGAGACGGGGATCGACGTTGCCGAGGTTCTGCGCCGGATGCGCCAGGCGGTGCGCGACGTGCCGGGCTTCGAGGTGGTGGACGAGGCGGCGCTCGCCACCTTCTCCTTCGCCAAATATCTGATGTGGAAGGACCTGACCGAGCGCATCGACGCGCTGCGCCAGAACCGGCTGGTGCGCCATCTCATCGACACGCCGGAACAGGCCTTTGCCGACACGGTGCCCTTTCGCGAGGCGCGGGAGATCGACCGGACTTATGCCCAGGCCGAGATCGTGACGCCCCTGCCGGCCGACTCCTCGCAGATCGTGGCGACGCTCGCCGCCGCCGAGGGCAAGGATTTCGTGGTGGTCGGCCCGCCCGGTACCGGCAAGAGCCAGACCATCGCCAACATGATCGCCCAATGTCTGGCGCATCGGCGCACGGTTCTGTTCGTGGCCGAGAAGACCGCCGCGCTCGACGTCGTCTATCGCCGCCTGCGCGAGCATGGCTTGGGCGAGCACTGTCTGGAACTGCATTCCTCCAAGGCCGACCGGCGCCATTTCCTCGCCCAGCTTCGCAATGCCTGGGAAAGCGGTGCGGCCCGCAGCCCGGACTGGGTGGACCTGAACGGCCGGCTCCAGCTACGCCGCGACATGCTGAACAGCTATGCCGAGGCCCTGCATGGCGCGGGGCGCTGCGGCCTGACGCCCTATCGCGCCATGGGCCTGACGCTGCGCGGCGCGGAAACCCATGCGCCCACGCTCGGCTGGCCGCACAAGGACGTGCACGATGCCGCCCACTACGCCGCGCTGGAAGAGCTGGCCGGCGGCCTCGGCCGCACGGTCGCCGCCGTCGAGCGACGCCCCTGTCTTGCGCTGGTGGATGTCGACGAATGGACCTCCGCCTGGGCCGAACGGCTCCTGGCCGAGGCGCGCCTGTCGCGTCAGGCGCTGGATGCGCTGCTTTCAGCCGCGAGTGCCTTGCGCGCCCGCATTGGTCTGACGCCCAGCGCGCCGGAGCAGGCCGAGGAGGTCCGGCGCTTGGCGGCGCTGGCCGCCGCGCTCCAGCCCGGGGAGGGCTCGCTCGCCTTCGACCCCGGCTTTGCCGGCTTGCGCGAGAGCTTCGGCGCGCTGGAGGCGACGGTCTCGGCCTTCCGCACGGAGGAAGGGCGCCTGTCCGCCAGCTACGAGCGGGACGAGTTGCGGCGCGTGCCGGTCGAGGATCTCGACCGGCGGCTGCGCGAAGCGGGCGCGAGCTTCTGGCCTTTCTCCTGGTTGAAGCGGCGCGGCGTCGCCCGGCTTCTCGGAACCTATGCCCGCGCGGGCGCCCCGACCCCGGAAGCCGATCTGCCCGTTCTGCGCCGGCTCCAGGCCCTCGCCGCGCAGGCGGAGGCGAGCCCGCTCGCCGGGCGTCTTCCCGGCTTTGCCGGCATCGAGAGCGATCTCGCGCAGCTTTCCGCCCGCTTCGTCGCGGCCGACCGTCTGCGCGCCGCCGTGCTTCGCCTCGGCGAGCCGAAGGGCGAAACGGAGGTGATCCTCGCCGCGCTTCTGCCGGTGCTGGGCACGCTCACCGAGGCGAGCCCCTTGATCGAGGCCGCCCGCGCGCTGGAGGCGGCGGAGGCCCGGTGGCGGGAAGCCGAGCAGGCGTGGCGCGAGGCGAGCGGCGGCGTGCCGCTCGTGCCCCCGGACGGCACGACGCTCGGCGATCTCGCCGCGCTGCTCGGTGAGCTGGAGGCAAGCCGGGGCCTCCTGCGCGACTGGACCTCCTGGTGCGCCATTCGCCGCCGCGCGTTGGCCGAGGGGCTGGCGCCGCTGGTGGCCGATCTCGAAAGCGGCGCAGTCGCGCCCGAAGCGGCGGCCGCCGCCTTCGCGCTCGCCTATGCCCGCTGGTGGCTGCCGCTGGCGATCGACGCCGATCCCCGCCTTCGCGACTTCAGGCGCTTCCAGCACGAGCACGCGATCGACGATTTCCGTACACTGGACGATCTCGTGCGCAAGGCCGCCTCGGCGCGCATTCGCGAAGCGCTGACTCATGGCCTGCCGGAGCCTCAGTCGGTGCCGCGCAAGTCCGAGCTCGGCCTCCTGCGCCATCAGATGGAGCTGAAGCGGCCGAGCCGGTCGATCCGCGAGATGATCGGCGCCATGCCCGAAAGCTTCGCGCGGCTGGCGCCTTGCGTTCTCATGTCGCCGCTGTCGATCGCGCAATATCTGCCGCCCGACCAGGCGCTGTTCGACGTCGTGATCTTCGACGAGGCCTCGCAGATCACCACCTGGGACGCGGTCGGCGCCGTGGCGCGTGGGCGCCAGACCATTATCGTGGGCGATCCCAAGCAGCTGCCGCCGACCAACTTCTTCGGCCGCGCCGAAACGGAGGAGGACGCGCCGGACTTCGAGCGGGACCTGGAAAGCATCCTCGACGAGGCCAAGGCGTCCGGCCTGCCGGTGCACGACCTGCGCTGGCACTACCGCTCGCGCCACGAATCGCTGATCGCCTTTTCGAACCATCATTACTACGACAACCGGCTCATTACCTTCCCCTCGCCGGTGACGGAGGACCACGCCGTTTCGTTGCGCCACCTGCCCGAGGCCGTCTACGACCGGGGCAAGAGCCGCACCAACCGGGACGAGTCGCGCGCCATCGCGGCCGAGGTCGCAGGCCGCCTGCGCGCCGCGCTAGCGCTGCCGGAGGACAAGCGCCCGACGCTCGGCGTCATCACCTTCAACAGCCAACAGCAAGGGCTGATCCAGGACCTCTTGGACGAGGCGCGGCGGGACGATCCGTCGCTCGAATGGTTCTTCGAGGACGAGCGGCTGGAGCCGGTCTTCGTCAAGAACCTCGAAAACGTGCAGGGCGACGAGCGCGACGTCATCCTCTTCTCCATGACCTTCGGCAAGGACGCCGCCGGCAAGCTCGCCATGGATTTCGGCGCGCTGAACCGCGAGGGCGGCGAGCGACGGCTGAACGTCGCGGTGACGCGCGCCCGCGCCGAGCTGCGCATCTTCTCCTCGATCAAGGCCGCGTCGATCGACCTGTCGCGCAGCAAGGCGCTCGGCGTGCGCCATCTCAAGACCTTTCTCGACTATGCCGACCGGGGCGCCGTGGCGCTGCCGGCGGTGGAGGAAGGCTCGCTCGGCGGCGTGGAATCGCCCTTCGAGGCGGCGGTGGCCGAGGCGCTCACGAGACGCGGCTGGATCGTCGTGCCGCAGGTTGGCGTGTCCGGCTTCCGCGTCGATCTTGCCATCCGGCATCCCGACCATGCCGGCGCGTTTCTGGCCGGCGTCGAATGTGACGGGGCGACCTATCACCGATCGGCCACGGCGCGCGACCGCGACAAGGTGCGCGAGCAGGTGCTTCTGGGTCTCGGCTGGCGCATCCTGCGTGTCTGGTCCACCGACTGGTGGTTCGACCCGCTGGGCGCCACCGTGCGGCTCGACCAGGCGCTGAAAGGCCTGGTGGCCGAAAGCCGGGCGCGCGCCGAGGCGGAGGCGGAACGTGCGAAGGTCTTGGCCGGGGAGGGGGCATCCGCCGCCTCCTCCTGA